The following are from one region of the Longimicrobium sp. genome:
- a CDS encoding PPC domain-containing protein: MLRTSLLAAGAVLAFALPLHAQVPIRVGQTVRGELSATDPKADDDSHYDLYTFRARQGERVTFTLRSSAFDAYLAVGRMEGGEFDQIESDDDGAGGTDARVTITFSEAGDYVVRANSLGAGETGAYTLMAEAGGEEEDDEDESTPAAVAAPIRMGQTVSGALAASDPKMGDGSYFDHFSFTGRRGDRVEVVMRSTAFDSHLSVGQLNGTELNVLESDDDGAGGNDARVRLTLPEDGQYVIRANSVEGGETGAYTIALRPFTPPPAPRPQAIRAGQTVSGQLSDSDAQADDDSYYDAFVYEGRAGEKLRITMRSPDFDAFLSIGQGTGEAFESIQTDDDEGGGTDAKIEITLPRTGTYVIRANTLGGGETGAYTLIVERL, translated from the coding sequence TCAGAACTTCGTTGCTGGCAGCAGGGGCCGTCCTGGCCTTCGCGCTTCCGCTGCACGCCCAGGTCCCCATCCGCGTCGGGCAGACGGTGCGCGGAGAGCTCTCCGCCACCGACCCCAAGGCGGACGACGACTCGCACTACGACCTCTACACCTTTCGCGCCCGCCAGGGTGAGCGCGTGACCTTTACCCTGCGCTCCTCCGCGTTCGACGCCTACCTGGCGGTCGGGCGCATGGAGGGCGGCGAGTTCGACCAGATCGAGAGCGACGACGACGGGGCCGGCGGCACCGATGCGCGCGTCACCATCACCTTTTCGGAAGCTGGGGACTACGTCGTCCGCGCCAACTCGCTCGGCGCGGGGGAGACGGGCGCGTACACCCTGATGGCCGAAGCGGGGGGCGAGGAGGAGGACGACGAGGACGAGAGCACCCCGGCAGCCGTCGCCGCGCCGATCCGCATGGGGCAGACGGTGAGCGGAGCGCTGGCGGCATCCGACCCCAAGATGGGCGACGGATCGTACTTCGACCACTTCAGCTTCACCGGCCGCCGCGGCGATCGGGTGGAAGTGGTGATGCGCTCCACCGCCTTCGACTCGCACCTGTCGGTGGGGCAGCTCAACGGCACCGAGCTGAACGTCCTGGAATCGGACGACGACGGCGCGGGCGGAAACGATGCGCGCGTGCGCCTGACCCTGCCGGAGGACGGCCAGTACGTCATCCGCGCCAACTCCGTGGAGGGCGGCGAGACGGGCGCGTACACCATCGCCCTGCGCCCCTTCACGCCGCCGCCGGCCCCGCGGCCACAGGCGATCCGCGCGGGCCAGACCGTCAGCGGCCAGCTCTCCGACAGCGACGCGCAGGCGGACGACGACTCCTACTACGACGCCTTCGTGTACGAGGGCCGCGCGGGCGAGAAGCTGCGCATCACCATGCGCTCGCCGGACTTCGACGCCTTCCTCTCCATCGGCCAGGGGACGGGGGAGGCCTTCGAGTCGATCCAGACCGACGACGACGAGGGCGGCGGCACCGACGCGAAGATCGAGATCACCCTTCCGCGCACCGGCACGTACGTGATCCGCGCGAACACCCTCGGCGGCGGCGAAACGGGGGCGTACACCCTGATCGTCGAGCGGCTGTGA